In Kitasatospora viridis, a single window of DNA contains:
- a CDS encoding HIT family protein: protein MTGCLFCSFVADPAGSDLVEVHRDEVALAFLDHRPLFPGHLLVVPVRHVAVLTELPAELTGPFFERVRRLTAAVEEGTGARGSFVAMNNRVSQSVPHLHVHVVPRNPKDGLRGFFWPRTRYPDRAAAERVAAAVRAALRP from the coding sequence GTGACCGGCTGCCTGTTCTGCTCCTTCGTGGCGGATCCGGCCGGCTCGGACCTGGTGGAGGTGCACCGCGACGAGGTGGCGCTGGCGTTCCTGGACCACCGGCCGCTCTTCCCCGGGCACCTGCTGGTGGTGCCGGTGCGTCACGTGGCGGTGCTGACCGAGCTGCCGGCCGAGCTGACCGGTCCGTTCTTCGAGCGGGTGCGCCGGCTCACCGCGGCGGTGGAGGAGGGCACCGGCGCGCGGGGCTCGTTCGTGGCGATGAACAACCGGGTCAGCCAGTCGGTGCCGCACCTGCACGTGCACGTGGTGCCGCGCAACCCGAAGGACGGGCTGCGCGGCTTCTTCTGGCCGCGCACCCGCTACCCGGACCGGGCCGCGGCCGAACGGGTGGCGGCCGCCGTGCGGGCCGCGCTGCGGCCGTGA
- a CDS encoding AI-2E family transporter: MERSSRGGRPVAPGLQRAAGYTWRLLVLAAALYLVLLVLGRLVLPVVAVFVALVFTSVLRPVADLAARRLPRSLAVAVAVLGSLLLLAGLLAGIGASVADQWNSLVNEFRGGVGRIEHWLEGAPFHVRPQTATQLQNKLGSYLSAHKATLINTAVSQAGKVVEAATGAALALFCSIFFTHSGDRMWAWLLGQLPSGVRGTWDRGGRTAWRTFAGYTRGIVIVAASNAVLVGIALALLRVPLVVPLVVLEFFATLVPLIGSPIAMVIAAVVALASRGPVTAAVVLVLIVVIGQIEGHVLHPVVMSWAIRIHPVAVALSVIAGGILAGVIGAVVALPLVSVLWAVISELRAGGDDP; this comes from the coding sequence ATGGAGCGATCGAGCAGGGGCGGCCGCCCGGTGGCGCCCGGGCTGCAACGCGCGGCCGGGTACACCTGGCGGCTGCTGGTGCTGGCCGCAGCGCTCTACCTGGTGCTGCTGGTGCTCGGCCGGCTGGTGCTGCCGGTGGTGGCGGTCTTCGTCGCGCTGGTGTTCACCTCGGTGCTGCGCCCGGTGGCCGACCTGGCGGCCCGCCGACTGCCCCGCTCGCTGGCCGTCGCGGTGGCGGTGCTCGGCTCCCTGCTGCTGCTCGCCGGGCTGCTCGCGGGCATCGGCGCCTCGGTGGCCGACCAGTGGAACAGCCTGGTCAACGAGTTCCGCGGCGGCGTCGGGCGGATCGAGCACTGGCTGGAGGGCGCGCCGTTCCACGTCCGCCCGCAGACCGCCACCCAGCTGCAGAACAAGCTCGGCTCCTACCTGTCCGCGCACAAGGCCACCCTGATCAACACCGCGGTCAGCCAGGCGGGGAAGGTGGTGGAGGCGGCCACCGGCGCGGCGCTGGCACTGTTCTGCTCGATCTTCTTCACCCACTCCGGCGACCGGATGTGGGCCTGGCTGCTGGGCCAGCTCCCGTCCGGCGTCCGCGGCACCTGGGACCGCGGCGGGCGGACCGCCTGGCGCACCTTCGCCGGCTACACCCGCGGCATCGTGATCGTCGCGGCCAGCAACGCGGTGCTGGTCGGCATCGCGCTGGCGCTGCTGCGGGTGCCGCTGGTGGTGCCGCTGGTGGTGCTGGAGTTCTTCGCCACCCTGGTGCCGCTGATCGGCTCGCCGATCGCGATGGTGATCGCGGCGGTGGTGGCGCTGGCTTCGCGCGGGCCGGTGACGGCGGCGGTCGTGCTCGTCCTGATCGTGGTGATCGGCCAGATCGAGGGCCACGTGCTGCACCCGGTGGTGATGAGCTGGGCGATCCGGATCCACCCGGTGGCGGTGGCGCTCTCGGTGATCGCCGGCGGCATCCTGGCCGGGGTGATCGGCGCGGTGGTGGCGCTGCCGCTGGTCTCGGTGCTCTGGGCGGTGATCAGCGAACTGCGGGCGGGAGGTGACGACCCGTGA
- a CDS encoding carbohydrate binding domain-containing protein, whose product MPRHAVRRRPRSLLALLTSGALLLGGSLAATGAARADSANLVTNPGFETGDLTGWSCDAGTATVVHSPVHSGNDALAGAASGSDDAQCTQTVAVQPNSAYTLSAWVQGAYVYLGAQNLGNAAWTPSATGWQQLSTGFTTGATTTSVTLYLHGWYGEGSYYADDVQLTGPAGGGGGNQTPATPTGLAVTATTSSSVSLAWTEPATGSAATGYKVYDGSTAVATPSTTSATLTGLAAGSTHSYTVTALDAAGHESAPSAAVTATTQGSGGGGTAPWHPNYLAIGSVYTPGPNVDSFFSSWGTHGKLPDYGYEYLVGNDMPNWAATTTTMVQHSEQLGMTPVLTEYGMNGNIDGTSVDWTNMQNSGWLTSYFQALKNAATAANAASGGKPVGWVIEPDMMGYLQQNYGSDATKMAAATSAVYSSGVLTSGTDPAFDNTLKGLVEAISYTVKKYDPSAFLGWEVNTWGVRDALKDTDTMGWTAGRQSVVNTANQVAAFLKTADLGYQADFVAFDQWGQDYGVLRDPNPAGDVRYLNAAHWSNYLLYVQTIRQDLGLPAVLWQLAVGHLNSTHTPSPTYFNASGTFPDLDNVTQEQAEDSSSTFWYGDSFTSSGNNLAFYSSNPGNDPKVSVNGSTVTWGSHLPEAAAAGVVAILFGAGTGTSTYGVPETSGADQTAPGDFGYWATRTQSYLAAPTPLP is encoded by the coding sequence TTGCCCCGCCATGCCGTCCGCCGGCGCCCGCGCTCCCTGCTCGCCCTGCTGACCAGCGGCGCCCTGCTGCTCGGCGGCTCGCTCGCGGCCACCGGCGCCGCCCGCGCCGACAGCGCCAACCTGGTGACCAACCCCGGTTTCGAGACCGGTGACCTGACCGGCTGGAGCTGCGACGCCGGCACCGCCACCGTGGTCCACTCGCCGGTGCACTCCGGCAACGACGCCCTGGCCGGCGCCGCGAGCGGCTCCGACGACGCCCAGTGCACCCAGACCGTCGCCGTGCAGCCCAACTCCGCCTACACGCTGAGCGCCTGGGTGCAGGGCGCCTACGTCTACCTGGGCGCGCAGAACCTCGGCAACGCCGCCTGGACCCCGTCGGCCACCGGCTGGCAGCAGCTCAGCACCGGTTTCACCACCGGCGCGACCACCACCTCGGTCACCCTCTACCTGCACGGCTGGTACGGCGAGGGCAGCTACTACGCCGACGACGTGCAGCTCACCGGCCCGGCCGGCGGGGGCGGCGGCAACCAGACCCCCGCCACCCCGACCGGACTCGCCGTCACCGCCACCACCAGCTCCAGCGTCTCGCTCGCCTGGACCGAGCCGGCCACCGGCAGCGCCGCCACCGGCTACAAGGTCTACGACGGCTCGACCGCCGTAGCCACCCCGAGCACCACCTCGGCGACCCTCACCGGCCTGGCCGCCGGCAGCACCCACAGCTACACCGTCACCGCCCTGGACGCGGCCGGCCACGAGTCCGCCCCCTCCGCCGCCGTCACCGCCACCACCCAGGGCTCCGGCGGCGGTGGCACCGCGCCCTGGCACCCCAACTACCTGGCGATCGGCAGCGTCTACACCCCCGGCCCGAACGTGGACTCGTTCTTCAGCAGCTGGGGCACCCACGGCAAGCTGCCCGACTACGGGTACGAGTACCTGGTCGGCAACGACATGCCGAACTGGGCCGCGACCACCACCACGATGGTCCAGCACTCCGAACAGCTCGGCATGACCCCGGTGCTGACGGAGTACGGCATGAACGGCAACATCGACGGCACCAGCGTCGACTGGACCAACATGCAGAACTCCGGCTGGCTCACCAGCTACTTCCAGGCCCTGAAGAACGCCGCCACCGCCGCCAACGCGGCCTCCGGCGGCAAGCCGGTCGGCTGGGTGATCGAGCCCGACATGATGGGCTACCTGCAGCAGAACTACGGCAGCGACGCCACCAAGATGGCCGCCGCGACCAGCGCCGTCTACTCCTCCGGAGTGCTCACCAGCGGCACCGACCCGGCCTTCGACAACACCCTCAAGGGCCTGGTCGAGGCGATCAGCTACACCGTCAAGAAGTACGACCCCAGCGCCTTCCTCGGCTGGGAGGTCAACACCTGGGGCGTGCGCGACGCGCTGAAGGACACCGACACCATGGGCTGGACCGCCGGCCGCCAGTCGGTGGTCAACACGGCGAACCAGGTGGCCGCCTTCCTGAAGACCGCCGACCTCGGCTACCAGGCCGACTTCGTCGCCTTCGACCAGTGGGGCCAGGACTACGGCGTGCTGCGCGACCCGAACCCGGCCGGCGACGTCCGCTACCTGAACGCCGCGCACTGGAGCAACTACCTGCTCTACGTCCAGACGATCCGTCAGGACCTCGGGCTGCCCGCCGTGCTCTGGCAGCTCGCGGTCGGCCACCTCAACTCCACGCACACCCCGAGCCCGACGTACTTCAACGCCTCCGGCACCTTCCCCGACCTGGACAACGTCACCCAGGAGCAGGCCGAGGACTCCTCCTCGACCTTCTGGTACGGCGACTCCTTCACCTCCAGCGGAAACAACCTGGCCTTCTACTCCAGCAACCCGGGCAACGACCCCAAGGTGTCGGTGAACGGAAGCACCGTCACCTGGGGCTCGCACCTGCCCGAGGCGGCGGCCGCCGGCGTGGTCGCCATCCTGTTCGGGGCCGGCACCGGCACCAGCACCTACGGCGTGCCGGAGACCTCCGGGGCCGACCAGACGGCGCCCGGCGACTTCGGGTACTGGGCCACCCGCACCCAGTCCTACCTGGCCGCGCCCACCCCGCTGCCGTGA
- a CDS encoding LCP family protein, which yields MSEQDPSTAEDEAPRSTRRQRRRTAPIALAGRTLVLGVSLAVFGTCGFSWYTFHSLTTGITTSDALAPVKQAAPPRPTDSAGHLDNSVNLLLIGLDSRRDQDGNALPSDVLQNDLHAGSTSDIGGYNTNTLILMHIPANGGKVEAFSIPRDDYVDLINAPGQPKLGKHKVKEAYDRAKYQAVKELTAKGVTDPVELEHQSREAGRQATLLTVQNMLQVPIDHFAEVNLIGFYDVAQALGPIEVCLKKAVKDPIVARTATRAGHGSGADFPAGPQQLNAAQALSFVRQRYNLPNGDLDRTHRQQAFLAGVTKKLKDQGVFGDLGKMQSLLDAVKKDVVIDSSWNVLDFAQQVPNLTGGNVEFNTLGSVISQPDLGGGDGDVNIVDVDKIRAQVKQTIGYADASPAAPTSSPSSSPDAPTSSAEPSPSLSATSADPTSGASDGPTASAGAGADSTDDATGSSTAGPTSSPSGDSIADEFSGNAVEGGSIPCVY from the coding sequence ATGAGCGAGCAGGACCCGAGCACGGCCGAGGACGAGGCGCCGCGGAGCACCCGTCGGCAGCGGCGGCGCACCGCGCCGATCGCCCTGGCCGGGCGCACCCTGGTGCTCGGCGTCTCGCTGGCCGTCTTCGGCACCTGCGGGTTCAGCTGGTACACCTTCCACTCGCTCACCACCGGGATCACCACCTCCGACGCGCTCGCCCCGGTCAAGCAGGCGGCCCCGCCGCGCCCCACCGACAGCGCCGGCCACCTGGACAACTCGGTCAACCTGCTGCTGATCGGGCTGGACAGCCGGCGAGACCAGGACGGCAACGCGCTGCCCTCGGACGTGCTGCAGAACGACCTGCACGCCGGCTCCACCTCGGACATCGGCGGCTACAACACCAACACGCTGATCCTCATGCACATCCCGGCCAACGGCGGCAAGGTCGAGGCCTTCTCCATCCCGCGCGACGACTACGTCGACCTGATCAACGCCCCGGGGCAGCCGAAGCTCGGCAAGCACAAGGTCAAGGAGGCCTACGACCGGGCGAAGTACCAGGCCGTCAAGGAGCTGACCGCGAAGGGGGTCACCGATCCGGTGGAGTTGGAGCACCAGAGCCGCGAGGCCGGGCGGCAGGCCACCCTGCTGACGGTGCAGAACATGCTCCAGGTGCCGATCGACCACTTCGCCGAGGTCAACCTGATCGGCTTCTACGACGTGGCCCAGGCGCTCGGCCCGATCGAGGTCTGCCTGAAGAAGGCGGTCAAGGACCCGATCGTGGCGCGCACCGCGACCCGGGCCGGCCACGGCTCGGGTGCCGACTTCCCGGCCGGGCCGCAGCAGCTGAACGCCGCCCAGGCGCTCTCCTTCGTCCGCCAGCGCTACAACCTGCCCAACGGCGACCTGGACCGGACGCACCGTCAGCAGGCCTTCCTGGCCGGGGTGACCAAGAAGCTCAAGGACCAGGGCGTCTTCGGCGACCTGGGCAAGATGCAGAGCCTGCTGGACGCGGTGAAGAAGGACGTGGTGATCGACAGCAGCTGGAACGTGCTCGACTTCGCCCAGCAGGTGCCGAACCTGACGGGCGGCAACGTCGAGTTCAACACCCTCGGCTCGGTGATCAGCCAGCCCGACCTGGGCGGCGGCGACGGGGACGTGAACATCGTCGACGTGGACAAGATCCGCGCCCAGGTGAAGCAGACCATCGGGTACGCCGACGCCAGCCCGGCCGCGCCCACCTCGTCCCCGTCCTCGTCCCCGGATGCGCCGACGTCCTCGGCCGAGCCGTCGCCGTCCCTGTCCGCAACGTCGGCGGACCCGACGTCCGGCGCCTCGGACGGCCCCACCGCCTCCGCCGGAGCCGGCGCCGACAGCACGGACGACGCGACCGGCAGCTCCACCGCCGGCCCCACCAGCAGCCCCAGCGGCGATTCGATCGCCGACGAGTTCAGCGGCAACGCGGTCGAGGGCGGCAGCATCCCCTGCGTGTACTGA
- a CDS encoding SAV_915 family protein, whose product MDQRSTTGAEEPELVIPVRPGPAGLTLRLFRTPLGERTAVAFSTVERLGAALGPEQPWTTLCPTALRELAEPLGVALLTVDPQLVAPAPRPLAPTPLPAPVPAG is encoded by the coding sequence ATGGACCAGCGCAGCACCACCGGCGCCGAGGAACCCGAGCTAGTCATCCCGGTCAGGCCCGGTCCGGCGGGTCTCACCCTCCGCCTCTTCCGCACCCCGCTGGGCGAGCGCACCGCCGTCGCCTTCAGCACCGTCGAGCGGCTCGGCGCCGCGCTCGGCCCGGAGCAGCCCTGGACCACCCTGTGCCCGACCGCGCTGCGCGAGCTCGCCGAACCGCTCGGGGTGGCGCTGCTCACCGTCGACCCGCAACTGGTCGCCCCCGCCCCGCGCCCGCTGGCCCCGACGCCGCTGCCGGCCCCGGTCCCGGCCGGGTAG